Genomic segment of Microbacterium hydrocarbonoxydans:
GGCCGACCTCGCCATGCGGTGGATCTCGTCGATGAACAGCACCTCGCCCGGGACCAGGCTCGACAGGAGCGCCGCCAAGTCCCCCGCATGCTGGATCGCCGGTCCGCTGGAGAGGCGCAGCGGTCGCTGGCTCTCATGCGCGACGATCATCGCCAGCGTCGTCTTGCCGAGCCCTGGTGGGCCCGCCAGCAGGATGTGATCGGGAGGACGATTCTGGATCCGTGCCGCGTCGAGCAGCAGCTGCAGCTGACCGCGCACCTTCTGCTGACCGACGAACTCGCCGAGGCTGGTCGGCCGCAACGCCCCTTCGATCGCGAGCTCGGTCTCGTCCACCGGCTCCTCGGCGTCTCGAGCGTCAGACACGCGCGGGTCCCAACATCGCCAGCGTACGGCGCAGGAGCGGTGCGACGGCGGACTTCTCGGCATCCGTGGCCTCGGCGGCCGTCTGGCTCGCTGCCTCGGCCGCGACCTTCTCGGACCAGCCCAGCCCGACCAGCGCCGCAGTGACCTGATCGACGACGTCAGAACCGCCGCTCGTCGTGGCCTTCGAGGCGATTCCGCTCGGCTGCACCTTCCCGGCGAGCTGCACGACGATCAGCTTCGCCGTCTTGGGGCCGATCCCCGACACTCTGCGGAACGGCGCGTCGTCTTCGGCGTTGACCGCTTCGGCGATCTGATCAACAGTCATATGCGACAGCACGCCGAGCGCGGATTTCGGCCCGACGCCCGTGACGCTGATGAGCAGCCCGAAGATCTCGAGTTCGCTGCGATCGGCGAAACCGTAGAGCGAGAGCGCATCCTCGCGGACGATCAGGCTCGTGTGCAGCAGCAGCCGCTCTCCCACGGTCGCCGTGTGGGCCACGTCGACGGGAACCGCCACGGAGAAGCCGACACCCCCCACATCGATGACGACCTGGTCGGACGACGAGTGCAGGACAGAGCCGTGCAGCGAGGAGATCATCACTCCAGACTAGGCGCGGGATCGTATGTATGTTCGAGCGACACGCTCGGCGTCGGCCCACGCACGCTGCGCAGGCGTCAGAGCCTCACCGCCCGGCGCGCCCGCCGCGCCCCGACGCCACGCATGACACAGGGCTATCGCCAGCGCGTCAGCCGCGTCGGCCGGCTGCGGCGGCGCGTCCAGGCGGAGGATGCGGGCGATCATCGCCTGCACCTGCTTCTTGTCGGCGGAGCCGTACCCGGTGACCGCCGCCTTCACCTCGCTCGGCGTGTGGGTCGCGGCGGGAAGCCCCGCCTCTGCGGCCAGGAGCAGTGCGACGCCGCTCGCCTGAGCCGTGCCCATGACCGTGTGCGTGTTCTGCTGCGCGAACACGCGCTCCACCGCCACGGCATCGGGACGGTGCTCGGCGAGCACCTCACGGATGCCGGCCGCGACGAGAGCGAGTCGCTCGCCGATGGGCAGATCGGGGTCCGAACGGATCACTCCGACGTGCACGAGAGTCCCGCGTCGAGAGCGATCGACGTCGACGACCCCGACGCCACACCGCGTGAGTCCGGGGTCGATGCCGAGCACACGCAGCGAGGAGGTCACCTGCACAGGCTATGCGCCGCGCACGCCCTCGCCGCGTCGGCGCGCCTACGCGTCGTCGTTCTCGAGCTCAGCCTGCACCTCGGCCGACAGATCGAAGTTCGTGAAGACGTTCTGCACGTCTTCGCTGTCCTCGAGCGCATCGATGAGACGGAACACCTTGCGCGCCGTGTCGGCGTCGATCTCGACCTTGAGGTTGGGCACGAACTCGACGTCGGCCGACTCGTAGTCGATGCCGGCATCCTGCAGAGCGCTGCGCACGGCGACGAGGTCGGTGGCCTCGGTGATGATCTCGAAGCCCTCGGCGTGCGGCTCGATCTCTTCGGCACCGGCTTCGAGAGCTGCCATCATGACGTCGTCCTCGGTGGTCCCCTCGGATCCGACGACGATCACGCCCTTGCGGCTGAAGTTGTAGGCGACGCTTCCGGGATCCGCGAGTGTGCCGCCGTTGCGGCTCAGTGCGGTGCGCACCTCGGCCGCGGCCCGGTTCTTGTTGTCGGTGAGGCACTCGATCATCATGGCGACGCCGTTGGGTCCGTAGCCTTCGTACATGATCGAGGTGTACTCGACGGCCTCTCCGCCGATTCCCGCTCCGCGCTTCACCGCGCGGTCGATGTTGTCCTTCGGGACCGAGGTCTTCTTGGCCTTCTGAACGGCGTCGAACAGGGTCGGGTTTCCGGCGAGATCAGCTCCGCCGAGCTTCGCCGCGACCTCGATGTTCTTGATGAGCTTGGCCCAGGACTTGGCGCGCCTGGAGTCGATGATGGCCTTCTTGTGCTTCGTGGTGGCCCACTTGGAATGCCCGGACATAAGTCTCCGCTC
This window contains:
- the ruvA gene encoding Holliday junction branch migration protein RuvA, yielding MISSLHGSVLHSSSDQVVIDVGGVGFSVAVPVDVAHTATVGERLLLHTSLIVREDALSLYGFADRSELEIFGLLISVTGVGPKSALGVLSHMTVDQIAEAVNAEDDAPFRRVSGIGPKTAKLIVVQLAGKVQPSGIASKATTSGGSDVVDQVTAALVGLGWSEKVAAEAASQTAAEATDAEKSAVAPLLRRTLAMLGPARV
- the ruvC gene encoding crossover junction endodeoxyribonuclease RuvC, with amino-acid sequence MTSSLRVLGIDPGLTRCGVGVVDVDRSRRGTLVHVGVIRSDPDLPIGERLALVAAGIREVLAEHRPDAVAVERVFAQQNTHTVMGTAQASGVALLLAAEAGLPAATHTPSEVKAAVTGYGSADKKQVQAMIARILRLDAPPQPADAADALAIALCHAWRRGAAGAPGGEALTPAQRAWADAERVARTYIRSRA
- a CDS encoding YebC/PmpR family DNA-binding transcriptional regulator, yielding MSGHSKWATTKHKKAIIDSRRAKSWAKLIKNIEVAAKLGGADLAGNPTLFDAVQKAKKTSVPKDNIDRAVKRGAGIGGEAVEYTSIMYEGYGPNGVAMMIECLTDNKNRAAAEVRTALSRNGGTLADPGSVAYNFSRKGVIVVGSEGTTEDDVMMAALEAGAEEIEPHAEGFEIITEATDLVAVRSALQDAGIDYESADVEFVPNLKVEIDADTARKVFRLIDALEDSEDVQNVFTNFDLSAEVQAELENDDA